A single Sulfurimonas aquatica DNA region contains:
- a CDS encoding two-component system response regulator produces the protein MVKNNIDKLKNYKILYVEDNLEIAEEIAFFLNKKAGELYSAYNGEEGVALFNEKRPDIVITDIQMPKMNGIEMIREIRKIDSNVPIIITTAFNESKYLLEAIDLQVDGYLMKPLNMKELINRVLKILEPIELKQALMDKNSELEEINNNLDAIAKEKTKELEHFYAHDPLTGLENFIALGQEIDTGEYRHLLLLDVSNFSLINKQYGKDFSNAILKEIAKILKSHIANHARLFKTESDRFVFLLEEEDHTKIEEFCQQLISFFDTQAVVIDAFEVNISFSMGIAEIAEDFFPLVNAEFALDIGKKTGSRYYYFYDETEDSVKQAKETIKWINITKEMIQNDRIEPYFQPIADTQTGEIVKYEVLARGNYEGEVFSPYFFISPAERLGMISSITRMMIGKSFQYFNGQEMNFSINITHRDLLDKFLIQFLEQKLELYNIEAKNVTFEILENITIGEQHKVVIAQLKALKTMGFKIAIDDFGIENSNFSRLLEIDFDYIKLDGLFIKSLEVNTKDRIVVSAIVSLAKTLGIKTVAEYVENEAIYNIIKECGVDMAQGYYIGKPEAQTL, from the coding sequence ATGGTTAAAAACAATATTGATAAATTAAAAAATTATAAAATACTCTATGTTGAAGACAATCTTGAAATCGCTGAGGAGATAGCTTTCTTTTTAAATAAAAAAGCAGGAGAGTTATACTCTGCATATAACGGTGAAGAAGGTGTTGCTCTGTTTAATGAAAAGAGACCAGACATAGTTATCACTGATATACAGATGCCTAAAATGAATGGCATTGAGATGATTAGAGAGATACGTAAGATTGACTCTAATGTCCCCATAATCATCACTACTGCGTTTAATGAAAGTAAGTATCTTTTAGAAGCGATTGACCTACAAGTAGATGGCTACTTGATGAAACCACTCAATATGAAAGAGCTTATAAATCGTGTACTTAAAATTCTTGAACCTATAGAGTTAAAACAGGCACTTATGGATAAAAATAGTGAACTTGAAGAGATAAATAATAACCTAGATGCTATCGCTAAAGAAAAAACAAAAGAGTTAGAACATTTTTATGCACATGATCCACTTACTGGACTTGAGAACTTTATAGCACTAGGTCAAGAGATAGATACGGGGGAGTATAGACATCTGTTACTTTTAGATGTGTCAAACTTTTCTTTGATAAATAAACAGTATGGAAAAGATTTCTCAAATGCAATTTTAAAAGAGATAGCAAAGATTTTAAAAAGTCATATAGCTAACCATGCGAGACTTTTTAAAACAGAGTCTGATCGTTTTGTCTTTTTACTTGAAGAAGAAGATCACACAAAGATAGAAGAGTTCTGTCAGCAACTTATCAGCTTTTTTGATACACAAGCTGTAGTGATAGACGCGTTTGAAGTGAACATAAGCTTTTCTATGGGAATCGCAGAAATAGCAGAAGATTTTTTTCCACTTGTAAATGCTGAGTTTGCCTTGGATATAGGTAAAAAAACAGGAAGCCGTTACTACTACTTTTATGATGAAACTGAAGATAGTGTAAAACAAGCAAAAGAGACTATCAAGTGGATAAATATAACAAAAGAGATGATACAAAATGATAGAATTGAGCCATACTTTCAGCCAATAGCTGACACACAAACAGGTGAGATAGTTAAATATGAAGTTTTAGCTCGTGGAAATTATGAGGGTGAGGTGTTTTCTCCGTACTTCTTTATCTCTCCAGCTGAGAGGCTAGGAATGATTAGCTCTATTACTCGAATGATGATAGGTAAAAGTTTTCAATACTTTAATGGACAAGAGATGAATTTTTCTATTAACATTACCCATAGAGATCTACTCGATAAGTTTCTCATCCAGTTCTTAGAACAAAAACTTGAACTTTATAATATCGAAGCTAAAAATGTTACCTTTGAGATACTTGAAAACATCACAATAGGTGAGCAGCATAAAGTTGTTATCGCTCAACTCAAAGCTTTAAAAACGATGGGATTTAAGATTGCTATTGATGATTTTGGTATAGAAAACTCAAACTTTAGTCGTCTTTTGGAGATAGACTTTGACTACATAAAATTAGATGGCCTGTTTATAAAGTCTTTGGAAGTAAACACTAAAGACAGAATTGTTGTATCTGCAATAGTTAGTCTAGCAAAAACATTAGGTATCAAAACTGTAGCGGAGTATGTTGAAAATGAAGCTATTTACAACATCATTAAAGAGTGTGGAGTCGATATGGCGCAGGGTTATTATATAGGAAAACCAGAGGCACAGACTTTATAG
- a CDS encoding sensor histidine kinase, translating to MSSKNSLFKRTFFIIVTGLLSVVTLFSYLTIMDQKSALIEVMYSKTKTIAKSISLVSSDAMVIEDYGFIVEHNEKVLQDNKEISYILIVKKGEGESKLYSDVNRWELVDKLPDSVTASLLSNEYQSIIKNGFSKSAEDVFHYSYPVVFSGLEWGWVTIGFSLERYKEMMNSIYVNNAILIVTILFGSMLFSLLLARWITKPIFTLNEAAKQVALGDYSVAVNVDTDDELGELASSFNIMINTIKLSSERLYAYNEELESRVEERTDELITLNQELDQRVKDEVHKRAEQEQILIQQSRFAAMGEMIGNIAHQWRQPLNALGLLLQNIENAYEMDMLDEEYINRSIEKGTRLTNGMSQTIDDFRNFFKPNKEALTFSIASIIETAMGMLRPSLNNHNIEVKEEIDKNVLVRGFPSEFSQVILNIVNNSKDALLENRESQREIYIRVFEKGDYAYLEIEDNAGGIPKEIIKKVFDPYFTTKDEGKGTGIGLYMSKTIIENNMSGVLSVHNTEHGACFVIKIKVEDSKGK from the coding sequence ATGAGTAGCAAAAATAGTCTTTTTAAAAGAACCTTTTTTATTATCGTTACGGGACTTTTGAGTGTTGTAACACTTTTTAGCTATTTGACAATAATGGATCAAAAAAGTGCACTTATTGAGGTTATGTACTCAAAAACAAAAACTATAGCTAAGTCAATATCTCTTGTCTCTTCTGATGCTATGGTTATAGAAGATTATGGTTTTATCGTAGAGCATAATGAAAAAGTTTTACAAGACAATAAAGAAATTAGTTATATACTCATTGTGAAAAAAGGGGAGGGAGAGAGTAAGCTTTATAGTGATGTTAATCGCTGGGAATTAGTAGATAAACTTCCTGATTCAGTAACTGCCTCACTACTCTCGAATGAGTATCAATCGATTATTAAAAATGGTTTTTCTAAGAGTGCTGAAGATGTCTTTCACTACTCATATCCAGTGGTCTTTTCTGGCCTTGAATGGGGCTGGGTAACAATAGGCTTTTCATTAGAGAGATATAAAGAGATGATGAACTCAATTTATGTAAATAATGCAATTCTCATTGTAACAATTTTATTCGGCTCTATGCTGTTTTCTCTGCTTTTGGCACGCTGGATTACTAAGCCTATCTTTACTCTCAACGAAGCAGCTAAGCAGGTCGCGTTAGGTGATTATAGTGTAGCTGTAAATGTAGATACAGATGATGAACTTGGTGAGTTGGCAAGTAGTTTTAATATCATGATAAACACTATTAAACTCTCAAGTGAGCGACTTTATGCATATAATGAAGAGTTAGAGAGTAGAGTTGAAGAGCGCACAGATGAGCTAATTACTCTCAATCAAGAACTTGACCAAAGAGTAAAGGATGAGGTGCATAAACGTGCTGAGCAAGAGCAGATCCTTATACAACAGTCACGTTTTGCAGCTATGGGTGAAATGATAGGAAATATCGCCCATCAGTGGAGACAACCTCTAAATGCCCTTGGACTTCTTTTACAAAACATCGAAAATGCTTACGAGATGGATATGCTTGATGAAGAGTATATTAATAGAAGTATAGAAAAAGGAACTCGTCTTACAAATGGGATGTCACAAACTATAGATGACTTTAGGAACTTTTTTAAACCAAATAAAGAAGCACTTACTTTTTCAATAGCCTCAATTATAGAAACGGCCATGGGAATGTTACGTCCAAGTTTAAACAATCATAATATTGAAGTAAAAGAAGAGATAGACAAAAATGTTTTAGTTCGAGGCTTTCCAAGTGAGTTCTCTCAAGTAATACTTAACATAGTAAACAACTCTAAAGATGCTCTTCTTGAAAATAGAGAGAGTCAAAGAGAGATATATATTCGTGTTTTTGAAAAAGGGGATTATGCATATCTGGAGATTGAAGATAACGCAGGGGGCATTCCTAAAGAGATAATTAAAAAAGTATTTGACCCATATTTTACAACAAAAGATGAGGGAAAGGGTACTGGTATTGGTCTTTATATGTCTAAGACAATTATTGAGAACAATATGAGTGGTGTCCTATCTGTCCATAATACAGAGCATGGTGCATGTTTTGTCATTAAGATAAAAGTAGAAGACTCTAAAGGTAAATAA
- the miaA gene encoding tRNA (adenosine(37)-N6)-dimethylallyltransferase MiaA, protein MKQLAIIGPTASGKSDLAIKIALKINAYILSIDSLSIYKEIDIVSAKPSKEELSSIKHFGIDVLNPDEYFSVDIFIDLYKQVLFECQRDKKNLVIVGGTSFYLKTLIQGLSNIPEISQEVVESVNKKLKNLEECYQFLNDLDPTYMSKIDSNDSYRIEKALLIYEASKLSPSKWFELNPPKPIIENLDIYNIEVSRDVLRQRISKRSKKMLEMGLIDEVSFLEQKYTRAPHSMKSIGVVEVLDFLDGKSDKEQMIELISIHTAQLAKRQQTFNKTQFDGLISAPLEELEEIILSR, encoded by the coding sequence ATGAAACAACTCGCGATTATTGGACCAACTGCTTCAGGAAAGAGTGATTTAGCTATAAAAATTGCTTTAAAAATTAATGCCTACATACTTTCCATAGACTCTCTTAGTATCTATAAAGAGATAGATATAGTATCTGCAAAACCTTCCAAAGAGGAGTTAAGTAGTATAAAGCATTTTGGAATAGACGTTTTAAATCCTGATGAATACTTCAGCGTTGATATATTTATAGACCTTTATAAACAGGTACTTTTTGAGTGTCAAAGAGATAAGAAAAATCTTGTTATTGTTGGTGGTACCTCTTTTTATTTAAAAACACTTATTCAAGGACTCTCAAATATTCCAGAGATATCTCAAGAGGTAGTTGAGAGTGTAAACAAAAAACTAAAAAATTTAGAAGAGTGTTATCAGTTTTTAAATGATTTAGATCCAACATATATGAGTAAGATTGATTCAAACGATAGCTATAGGATAGAAAAAGCACTACTTATATACGAAGCATCTAAACTTAGCCCTTCAAAATGGTTTGAATTGAACCCGCCAAAACCAATTATCGAGAATTTAGATATATATAATATAGAAGTTTCTAGAGATGTATTAAGACAAAGAATTTCTAAACGCTCAAAAAAAATGCTAGAAATGGGACTAATAGATGAAGTTTCTTTTTTAGAGCAGAAGTATACAAGAGCACCACATTCAATGAAGTCTATAGGAGTTGTTGAAGTTTTAGATTTTCTTGATGGTAAGAGTGATAAAGAGCAAATGATAGAGTTAATCTCTATACATACCGCTCAACTTGCTAAACGCCAACAAACTTTTAATAAAACTCAGTTTGATGGACTTATAAGCGCTCCGCTTGAAGAGCTAGAAGAGATTATCCTCTCCCGGTAA
- a CDS encoding peptidylprolyl isomerase: protein MAWATARHILVDSEEKCNELKSEIEGGTEFGEVAKANSSCPSSRDGGDLGKFGPGQMVPEFDKAVFSGDVGVVYGPIKTQFGYHLLEVTGRG from the coding sequence ATGGCATGGGCAACAGCAAGACATATATTAGTAGATAGCGAAGAAAAGTGTAATGAATTAAAAAGTGAGATAGAAGGCGGAACTGAATTTGGCGAAGTTGCAAAAGCTAACTCAAGCTGTCCATCATCTAGAGATGGCGGAGATTTAGGTAAATTTGGACCTGGACAGATGGTTCCTGAGTTTGATAAAGCAGTGTTTAGTGGTGATGTGGGTGTTGTTTATGGGCCTATTAAAACACAGTTTGGTTATCACCTACTAGAGGTTACCGGGAGAGGATAA